One genomic segment of Flavobacteriaceae bacterium includes these proteins:
- a CDS encoding pyridoxal-phosphate dependent enzyme — MIRNQQITNSLLDLIGETPLVQLHRITEELPGRYYAKIEAFNPGQSVKDRIALYIIENAEKEGILKAGNTIIETTSGNTGFSLAMIAMLKGYTCKLAISDKSSKDKVDALRAMGAEVYVCPANVAANHSKSYYEVAKRIHRETPNSVYINQYFNELNIEAHYATTGPEIWQQTEGKITHLVAASGTGGTISGVGKYLKEQNPKVKILGVDAFGSVLKKYHETEEFDENEIYPYKIEGLGKNLIPTATDFSVIDFYEKVTDKDAAYKAREIVAKEGFFPGYTCGAVMQAIEQYAQKKIFDTESLVVLIFPDHGSRYMNKIYSDEWMREQGLYDSKFAQTPKVKYIK; from the coding sequence ATGATAAGAAATCAACAAATTACCAATAGTTTACTAGATCTTATTGGAGAGACACCACTGGTTCAACTACATCGAATTACTGAAGAACTTCCAGGAAGGTATTATGCAAAAATAGAAGCATTTAATCCCGGGCAATCTGTCAAAGATAGAATTGCCTTGTATATTATTGAAAATGCGGAAAAGGAAGGGATCCTTAAAGCAGGGAATACCATTATAGAAACTACTTCCGGCAATACCGGATTCAGCTTGGCTATGATTGCTATGCTAAAGGGGTATACATGTAAGTTAGCCATAAGTGATAAGTCGTCTAAAGATAAAGTAGATGCACTTCGGGCTATGGGAGCAGAAGTATATGTCTGTCCGGCTAATGTTGCTGCAAACCACTCCAAATCGTATTATGAAGTGGCTAAGAGAATTCATAGAGAAACACCAAATTCAGTATACATCAATCAATATTTTAATGAGTTAAATATAGAGGCACATTACGCTACTACCGGTCCGGAAATTTGGCAACAAACCGAAGGCAAAATTACACACCTGGTAGCAGCGAGTGGTACGGGTGGCACTATCTCGGGAGTAGGAAAATATTTAAAAGAACAAAATCCGAAGGTTAAAATATTAGGCGTGGATGCTTTTGGTTCGGTATTGAAAAAATATCACGAAACCGAGGAGTTTGATGAAAATGAAATTTATCCGTACAAGATAGAAGGGTTAGGGAAAAACTTAATCCCTACCGCTACGGATTTCTCCGTAATTGATTTTTATGAAAAAGTGACAGATAAAGATGCAGCGTATAAAGCCAGAGAAATAGTTGCCAAGGAAGGTTTTTTTCCGGGATATACCTGTGGAGCGGTTATGCAAGCTATCGAACAATATGCACAAAAAAAAATTTTTGATACCGAAAGTCTTGTCGTATTAATTTTCCCGGATCACGGATCTCGTTATATGAATAAAATTTATAGTGATGAATGGATGCGAGAGCAAGGTTTGTACGACTCAAAATTCGCTCAAACCCCTAAGGTAAAATACATTAAATAA
- a CDS encoding DUF2911 domain-containing protein: protein MNKVLLNLLVIAMSLSIKAQITTPQPSPAGTQTQKVGLTDVTVTYSRPGVKGRRIFGGLVKYGKTWRTGANENTKITFSTDITLSGYPLKKGTYALYIIPNEKSWDVIFYTDTKNWGVPKEWNEAKVAAKLKVDTYKMPMKIETFTISVDDITNTSAVLGLLWENTYVGVTFEVPTDKIVMANIADVMSASPKAGDYYNAAVYYSENNKDIKKAGEWMEEAMSMFEKPGFWQLRQQSLIYAKMGKKKKAIEIAKKSLEGAKAADNSNYIEMNMASLKEWGAM from the coding sequence ATGAATAAAGTATTATTAAATTTACTCGTTATTGCGATGTCTTTATCTATAAAAGCGCAAATAACAACACCTCAACCAAGTCCGGCCGGTACCCAGACACAAAAGGTTGGATTGACTGATGTAACCGTAACATATTCCAGACCGGGTGTGAAAGGGAGGAGAATCTTTGGCGGACTGGTAAAATATGGCAAGACATGGAGAACCGGCGCCAATGAAAACACCAAAATTACTTTCAGTACTGACATCACTCTCAGCGGATATCCTCTAAAAAAAGGAACCTATGCCTTGTATATCATACCTAATGAAAAATCCTGGGATGTTATCTTCTATACGGATACTAAAAATTGGGGGGTTCCAAAAGAATGGAATGAAGCTAAGGTAGCTGCAAAATTAAAGGTAGATACCTATAAAATGCCCATGAAAATTGAAACATTTACCATTTCAGTTGATGATATTACTAATACATCCGCTGTTTTAGGGCTATTATGGGAAAACACCTATGTCGGGGTAACATTTGAAGTACCTACGGATAAAATTGTAATGGCAAACATTGCAGATGTTATGAGTGCTTCTCCAAAGGCAGGCGATTATTACAATGCAGCGGTTTATTACAGTGAAAATAATAAAGACATTAAAAAAGCCGGTGAATGGATGGAAGAAGCAATGTCTATGTTTGAAAAACCCGGTTTTTGGCAATTGAGACAACAATCTTTGATTTACGCAAAAATGGGTAAAAAGAAAAAAGCTATTGAAATTGCAAAAAAATCTCTGGAAGGAGCAAAAGCTGCTGACAACAGTAATTATATTGAGATGAATATGGCTTCGTTAAAAGAATGGGGAGCGATGTGA
- a CDS encoding MIP family channel protein, with protein MYICKNSFEMKEYIAEFIGTFSMVFCGTGAMVINEITGGDVTHVGIGITWGLIVMAMIYAFGDISGAHFNPAVSIAFAYAKKFSWKKVPKYVMAQILGGFLASLILWFLFPASEDLGATVPKIAIWRAFVLELLLTFFLMVVIINVSTGSKEIGIMAGIAVGGVILLEALFAGPVTSASMNPARSLGPNIISGNIQGLWLYMTAPILGAILAVASCKLVKDGNCCEDC; from the coding sequence ATGTATATTTGCAAAAACAGTTTTGAGATGAAAGAATATATAGCTGAGTTTATCGGGACATTTTCTATGGTTTTTTGCGGAACCGGTGCAATGGTCATTAATGAAATAACCGGAGGTGATGTAACACATGTTGGAATTGGTATTACCTGGGGGTTAATTGTAATGGCAATGATTTATGCTTTTGGCGATATTTCCGGAGCACATTTTAATCCGGCAGTTTCTATTGCATTTGCGTATGCAAAAAAGTTTTCCTGGAAAAAAGTACCTAAATATGTAATGGCTCAAATATTAGGGGGCTTTTTGGCCAGTTTGATACTTTGGTTTTTATTTCCTGCCAGTGAAGATTTGGGGGCTACTGTTCCCAAGATAGCTATCTGGAGGGCATTTGTACTGGAACTTTTGCTTACCTTCTTTTTAATGGTTGTTATTATTAATGTGTCCACAGGTAGCAAAGAGATAGGAATTATGGCAGGAATAGCAGTTGGAGGAGTTATTTTATTGGAAGCTCTGTTTGCGGGCCCTGTTACAAGTGCTTCCATGAATCCGGCACGCTCATTAGGGCCCAATATCATTTCAGGAAATATACAAGGATTGTGGTTATATATGACTGCACCCATACTCGGTGCTATTTTAGCAGTCGCCAGTTGTAAGCTGGTAAAAGATGGTAATTGTTGTGAAGATTGTTAG
- a CDS encoding tRNA-binding protein, with translation MKTKEEITFEDFLKVDIRIGMIVEVADSPGAHKPAYQLHIDFGDLGIKKSGAQITHLYTKEELLNRQVASIVNFKPKQIANFMSECLVLGVYNNTGEVVLLQSSKTIKNGVQVL, from the coding sequence ATGAAGACGAAAGAAGAAATTACATTTGAAGATTTTTTAAAAGTTGATATCAGGATAGGTATGATTGTAGAAGTAGCTGATTCTCCGGGAGCTCATAAACCGGCCTATCAACTACATATCGATTTTGGTGATCTGGGTATCAAAAAATCCGGTGCTCAAATAACACATCTTTATACCAAAGAAGAATTATTAAACAGGCAGGTGGCCTCCATCGTAAATTTTAAGCCAAAACAAATAGCTAACTTTATGAGTGAATGTCTGGTTTTAGGAGTATATAACAACACCGGGGAAGTAGTTTTACTTCAAAGTTCAAAAACTATTAAAAACGGAGTACAGGTGTTATAG
- a CDS encoding DDE transposase: MARIYGVNGKKFQRQYRDYLSEFKQWKEKSHAKEWLIFPENIGTRLSIDEVALSKGELYTIVTNKKAKGKKGSIVAIIATTKAEPIIKHLFKISSAKRNKVREITLDMANSMKLIAKRCFPKAIQVTDRFHVQKLALEALQEIRIKHRWEAIDTENERIKLAKTNNKEYYPEILENGDTIKQLLARSRYLLYKAPSNWTEDQRVRANILFKRYPDIKTAFKLVQGLRNIFNTANSIQVAYTKLAHWYKDVEQTAYKAFNTIANSIRLNYRSILNYFINRSTNAAAESFNAKIKAFRLQFRGVKNTEFFLYRLTTIFA, translated from the coding sequence ATTGCAAGAATCTATGGCGTGAATGGGAAGAAGTTCCAAAGGCAGTATCGAGATTATTTGAGTGAGTTTAAACAGTGGAAGGAAAAGTCTCATGCCAAAGAGTGGTTGATCTTCCCTGAGAATATAGGAACTCGATTATCTATCGACGAAGTAGCCTTATCAAAAGGAGAACTCTACACCATCGTTACCAATAAAAAAGCTAAAGGAAAGAAAGGAAGTATTGTGGCGATCATAGCTACTACCAAAGCAGAACCTATTATCAAACACCTATTTAAAATCTCATCTGCGAAAAGAAACAAGGTCAGAGAAATTACCCTAGATATGGCGAACTCCATGAAGCTGATTGCCAAACGGTGTTTCCCCAAAGCCATACAAGTAACCGATAGATTCCATGTACAGAAACTAGCTCTAGAAGCACTTCAAGAAATTAGGATCAAACATCGATGGGAAGCCATAGATACAGAAAATGAACGGATCAAACTTGCCAAAACCAATAACAAAGAATATTACCCTGAAATATTAGAAAATGGAGATACCATAAAGCAACTCTTGGCTAGAAGCAGATACTTACTCTACAAAGCACCAAGTAATTGGACAGAAGATCAAAGAGTAAGAGCTAACATCCTCTTTAAAAGATATCCTGATATCAAAACAGCTTTTAAGCTCGTACAAGGACTTAGAAATATCTTCAACACAGCAAACTCAATACAAGTCGCTTATACAAAACTAGCGCATTGGTATAAAGATGTAGAACAAACAGCATACAAGGCTTTTAATACCATAGCAAACTCTATCAGGCTTAACTATAGATCAATATTGAATTACTTCATTAATAGAAGTACTAATGCAGCGGCAGAATCTTTCAATGCCAAAATCAAAGCCTTTAGATTACAATTTAGAGGGGTCAAAAACACAGAATTCTTCCTCTATAGATTAACTACAATTTTTGCATAA
- a CDS encoding transposase, whose amino-acid sequence MELSLDLLKFILPEMLVEHFDLVRHTHRNEELHLYFEERNVVPKEVINPNVIAHGFHKEITIEDFPLRGNTVYLHVRRRRWLDKETRQIIQRDWNLVAQGTRMTGEFAAFLKEISRY is encoded by the coding sequence TTGGAATTATCCTTAGACCTTTTAAAATTCATCTTACCTGAGATGCTCGTAGAACATTTTGATTTGGTAAGACACACTCATCGAAATGAGGAACTTCATTTGTATTTTGAAGAGCGTAATGTTGTTCCTAAAGAAGTCATAAATCCTAATGTAATTGCTCATGGTTTCCACAAAGAGATTACTATTGAAGACTTTCCTTTGCGTGGAAACACTGTGTATCTTCACGTAAGGCGACGTAGATGGTTAGATAAAGAGACTAGGCAAATCATTCAAAGAGATTGGAATCTAGTAGCTCAGGGAACTCGCATGACAGGTGAGTTTGCTGCTTTTTTAAAAGAGATTAGTCGATACTGA